TCTTCTGAAattcttcttgttttgcttcCCTCAGAGGCAGACAGGTGCAGGAGTTCCTGCCCTGGCACCAAGCAGGCAGGTGAGGCTGCAGAcatgccctgctgctgttgctgccagTTTGCGTTCTGCTGGAAGCGAAGCACATCTGGTGTGGCTGGCAGCCGGCCTGCTCGTGGAGTCTGGGAGACTTTCGCATTTCTAACTGGAAGGGAAAGACCTCTCGGAGACAGCATGAAGCTTTGTTGCTCCAGGGAAGACCACAAGGCATGAACAAGCATACGAGGAGCATCGAAGACAGCAGCGATTATGTAAGGACATGAAAAGTGGAGCGCCCTTCCCCACTGACACCAGCAACAGTGCATATTTCAACGTACCTGGCACATCTCTTGGTGTACCTGAGACCAGGGGAAAAGACCTCATGCCCAAGGGCTCTGAGCTACATGAGCAGGCAGCCAAGAGCCAAGCCAGCCTCATGCAAGTAGaaaaaacataagcaaaacCCTGTGAAGATGGGCTGCTCTGTCTGATAGACATTCCAGagctatttgttttctattcctgGTGCTCAGAAGGAAGGCAATGCTGGCTTTTGTGGTTACACTGATTATGAGACAGCAGACAGCAGGGTGCCCCTGTCCTGGAGTGACCaagaggaaggcagagggatTTCCATGTATTGAAAGGCTCAGAGATAGGCCAAGCAGAGAGGGTAAGGGATCTGGCAGCCTTCGGGTTGCAAATTCATCTTCTTACCCCtctgcttcctttctctttttgagACCTGTGGTCCCGATGGtagaggcagagcagagcagggtgggGACCCCTCACTGCAGAGACTACTTTACAAAGCAAAtgagcaggcagctgcctgcatcTTGCTGGGGgacagcacagggcagccaCAGGGGTTCCTCAAGTTGTGCCTGGCTCCGTGCTGCATGCACTGGGTGAATTCccaggtcctgctgcagcaccaagaCTGCAGGCAGAGAAGGTTATCCCTGGAGATCTGTCAGGGCGTGTAGCAGGGGCTGTCCCATGCACCACTTGGTCCCAAACCTGCTGCAGTCAGCAGGAGACTTTCCACTGACGCTGGGCACGGAGCTCACCACTGAGGAGCGAGCACAGGAATAACTGCTGTGCGTGCGAGGGGTGATGTGAGGAGGGTTTTCCGTCACGGTGTCACTGCAGCCAGCATCACGTGCGTGTGACTGGAAACGTTAGAGCCTTCCAGGCTCCTCCGTGGCCCTCTCCCAACAGCCGGCtcctgctgccaaagggatTTGCTCCAGTTACACGGCTCACCCAATTATCTGCCAtgacagggaaagaaaacttATTTAGTGATGAGAGATCGTTACGAATTACAAGCTCTGCAAGCTTGGGACAAACGAACCCCTTAAGTGCTGCCTGGTTGAACGCTCTGTCTGTGCTCTGCGTGATAAATAACAGCTGAATTTCTCCATCGCTAGGAAATGAATCACTCTGGAGGCAAAACCAAAAAGGAGCCTCAATCCAGCTAGGAGACCTGAaaaggaggctgctggaggagagacGTGCACTAACCCCCTTGGCCTGTAGTCTGTCTTACGCTTACTAACAAATGTCAACAACTAAGTAAtgtccctcctttttctttctgacactAGACCAGGACTTGGGGGTCAAGATGCAGGGACATTAATTTTCCCTAACTCTGTGTCTTGTGTCTTGAAGGATAAGTCATGATCAATGTAAAACATGGTTTCTGTTAGTGGAGCCCAGAGAATTTGAGTCTCATTTGAAAATCAGACTGTGGCTGAATAAAACCAGCCAGTGAGGATGCCCAGGAGGGGCTGGTTTAGACCTTTACGCAGTCTGCTCCTGAGCAAGCGATCTGAGTCAGGACTGCAGCCTGGGGACAAGGCTGGAagctgggagggagaagggaatatttcattttttttcctaagttttgGTGATGCCTACAGAAAACACCGGGTACTGGCATCTTCGTTCTGCTCACTGCAGCTGTGAGGACTTGAAATGGGCTGGAAATAGAAATTTGTGGATTTCAGGGGCTCACATGTCGCACGATTGTGACTGTGCTTTGTTTGCAGCTGTTGAGCCCAGGGAGGGGGTTATGGGATGTATCCAATCCCATCAGGCTTTGTTGGCTGTAAATAGAGTGTGGAAATGACCAGTGCCTTGGGTTTTAACCAAAGGCAAATGGAGACCCCATAGGCTGGTGCACCTGGGCTGTTGTGTCACGGAAACATTCCTTCCTGCCTCTTGAAATGCTCAAGTTACATCCTGGTGCCTGGGATTCGACTCCTTAGTTCGGCTTAGACACCGCTGGTTACAAAATGCAGGCAGTGCTTGGTTCGGTGCtttcacacagcagctgcacatTGTGTGGTGAAGTGTTTCCTCTAATTCATTCTTAAGTGACTCGCTTTTAATCCTGCAGCGTGACCTCTTGCTGCAGGATGCGCTTCCCAAGCATGAGTCAAGGGAggaagagctgtgctgaggGGAAGGCACTTCTTGTGCTCACACCCCGAACCCACAAACCCAtcctccatccatccacccatccaCTTACAGGAGTGATGGGGAGCTTTGGTCATGACTCCCCTGATAAGGAGGGACACTAGAAGATACCAGTGCAAGGCTGTTTGAGAGATCTGGGTCTGTGGGAgctgcagtgctcagcaccTATGTCACGGATCCCTGGAGTGGaagcaaacagcagaagtgCCCCTGGCATCGCATAATGCAATGCAGGTGCTAGAATTTCAATCCACCTCTCCCATTGCTCAGCTTTCCCTCTGCCCTCACGGCTCCGTTCATCTCTCTTGCAGGGAGCAGCCAATCTTCAGCACCAGGGCCCATGTTTTCCAGATCGATCCCGCCACCAAACGGAACTGGATCCCCGCCAGCAAGCACGCTTTGACTGTCTCCTATTTCTACGATGCCACACGCAACGTGTACCGGATCATCAGCGTGGGGGGCACCAAGGTAGGGAGTGtctgctgagagcagcacaCAGTTTGAAAACAAGTTTGTCTCCAGCCAAAATCTGTTCTGCAATTGATGTTTACTGTGTCAAGCTGGCCAGTTCTCAGCATGGGGCACGTGCTAGCATTCCCACTGCAAGGAATGGAAGATAAAGCACTGTTTCCATGCTCAAGCATATTTAGTGTTGGACAGTTGACTCTGTGCTGATGGAAAGTGTGCCATAGGGTCTgatgtcctcctcctccactcctctctccctgccctccctaTCTCTGAGCATGCAAAACATGAGATTTTTCTAAGAGCCTTGACCCTTTGTTAAATCTGACCCTGTAGACAGAATGGACAAAGGCTGAGGGACTCTCAGAGGCAGTTTGTTCTGTCACCACCCCAAGACAAGCTTAACTCTCCCTAAATTTTTCTTGACAGACATTTTTCTGACTTGCTCCTGAAGGCAGATATTCAGCAATCTTCCTAGGCAGTTTATTTTGTTGCTACGCTAACCAAGAGTCTTTCGTAATAGCTAGTCCTAAGTGCAGTTtaagccttttccttttttttcccttacttgCTATGAAAATGGAGAACATCAGAAAGTTTTTCAGTCCCCAGAGACACTCTGTCTCGTCTCTTCTCTTCTAGCAATGAAGGCCCAATGAAGCTTGTGATActtaagcttttttcttttttttttttttttttttttttttttttttccattttccttcagtagACAAGAAGATTTATATTTGCTCATGTCACAAAGCTAGGCTAGAAAGACTTCTGGTCACCAGAACCCTGAATTGCTGTTTTATACAGTAAAAGCAGGGCTTCTACCCCCAGTCCCTACAGTACATAGTCACTATGGTGGTCAATCCCACACCATCATTCTGAGGCAGCAGCGTGGAGATTTCTCTGACTCACTTTTGCCTCTCTCCACAGGCAATCATCAACAGCACTATCACCCCCAACATGACCTTCACGAAGACGTCTCAGAAATTTGGGCAATGGGCAGACAGCCGAGCTAACACGGTCTATGGACTGGGCTTTGCTTCGGAGCAGCACCTCTCCCAGGTAACGTGGCAGGTGCTGCCAGAGCCCTGATCCCAGCAGGGTGAATGTCCCTGAAACCCATAAGGAGAAAAGATTTTAGGGTCTTTAGATGTAGTGCTGTTCCCACTGTGCTAAAGTCCGATGCACGATGCCAGGAAATGCTTTAAAGGAATATTTGCAGTGTCCTGGATGTCACAACATGAATTTGGATTTAGGGCTCAATTTTTGTCATCTCTACTTAGCTAATCCCACAGTTTTCAGTGCTGTGGGTAGTGGCAGGCGGGGGCTATTCcctcaattttattattaattgaAGAGAAAGTAGAAAGCACGTTGAGCGAAGTAGCAAAGGGAGGAGGAGTGACCCAAACATCGATTCTAGTTTGTTCCGCATTTCAGTTCAGCAGCAGAGTGACTTTTCCGCTCCCCTCTAGTTTGCAGAGAAGTTCCAGGAAGTGAAAGAAGCAGCCCGCTTGGCAAGGGAGAAGTCCCAGGACAAAACAGAGCTGACCAATCCTGCCCTGAACATCACATCTCACCAGGTAATGCTCAGAACCAGGCGTGGGCAAAGCTCACTGCTAGGGAAAATGGTCCCTGCACTGATCTCTGGTAACTTGTGTATGCTTCTATCCTTCATCCTTTTCTGCCCGAGGGCGTTCTCGACAGACACTGAGGTTGGAGATTCACATTTCGATGACATCTGTGGCCCTGAGGTCACTCTACTGAAGCACATGAAGTGGATTAAATAGTGCTTAAGTGGAGCTCCTGGGAGGGTTTACAGTCCTCCCTCTTTGACAGTTAAACTATCGTAATCATTTGATGTCTGGTAAAGCCGTGCTGGAAGAGGTTTGGGGTATTTTGCTGGTGGtgggttttgattttgttttctttagaatgGCTCTCCCAGGGCGTGACAATAACAAGCAAGCAGCATGCAGGGGCGTGTGTTTGTTGCCTGGCTGAAGATTGTAGGAAGGAAGATGCAAGgcatttccagcatttttttgtttattttttgggggttgCTGCAGAGGGGTTTTCTCCCAAGTGTTTCTGGATGGTGGTGATGTTGTCCATGGGGGTCTGTGGAAAGACAGAGACTTCTTAGCACTGGTGACTGAGAAGTCCTCGCTAGactatttccatttctgtcctGTTCCCACTGTGGAAGagaaggagctgtgctgtgagaGCAGAACTCACTCTCCCCTACCTCAGGAACTCTCCACGAAGGTAGAGCTGCAGGCGTGACAGCCAGtcattcaattttcttttccccaggagACCAAGCCAGAAAGCTTAAGCCCATCACATATCATTCTCACACGTGTCACGCTTGCAATTTTTACCCGTCTCCCTGGATAACTAAATCAACTCCAGCAGCAGTAGGGTGGAGAGGAGGGGATAAGTGGTGGAGAAGCCTTCCCGTCTTTTTCTCCTGGTGCAGCAGTTCAGCGTTGAGGGTGAAGTTGCCCTCCCAAATAGTGTGCTCCAGAGGTTTGCTGTGTGTTTCCCCGAGCTCCTGGCAGTAGGAGAGGAGCTGTAGGATGGAGGACTCTGCGTTCTCTGGGTTGAGTACAGATGGAatggcagcagaggaggaggagggagtgCGAACAGTACCTTGGCCTGCAGTGAAGAGAGGGAGGTGGAGGCGGTGGCTCTGCAGAGACTGGAAATGTTGCCTGGGGtggaaaaatggggaaaatctGCCTTGCTGATGGCTCCCACTAACTCGACCCCATCCTAATGGGTGGCAAATGAAGAAGGGAGTAGGACAAAGCAGTCACAGCACAACCAAACTTTTAGGTAAAGCACTCCCTGGTCAGTAATAATTGCCCAAGACAGATTCACAGCCAGTTGCAGCCTGGAGAGCTCTCCTGGCTGGGAGATGGGCTGTGAGTGGAGAAACTCCTTCTTGTCCTGTTTGTACCAGGCAGAACACATCAGGTGTCCCAACAGACACAtccagcagccctgtgctgctctggcagCTTGCAACAGAAGGGATGAGGTGGTCAGAAAGTGTTAAACACAGCTCTGGTAGATGGGCTAAAGCTCAATTTGTCCTTTGTACTTGACTCAGCAGTGCTAAAACTGCCACAACCGAGCCCATGATCGCTCTTCCCATCCTGCCCCTTCTCTCCACATGAGAGCTTGCACACAAGGATGCAaagcccctgcctgcagccatcTGGCAGCCAGGATGCCGACACGGTGACACACACAGTGTCCCCTGCCTTGTGGGCACGTGGACCTTGTCCTGCCTCTCCCAGCCCGTACACATCAGCCCAGCAGCCCTTCTGCTGCCGTCCTGCTGCTGATTTTCAGTCTCTGCATTAATAGAGCTTCAAACAGGAGCTTCACCCTTGAATAATTGATTGTGTTTCTGTTTGCGAGTGAGCACAGAGCGGATCTGTCTGCTGAAATTAAATCAGAGCGCTCTGATTTTCTGCATCTGCGCTAGTTTATTTAGGCTTCAGACTTCCAGAGCTGTGGAAATCCCAGGCCAGCAGCTCTCTGTTATCCTCTAGCACCTAGCAAGGTGAGGCAGGGTTTTGCAGGTCTCGCTTCTTGATCGCTCTCTGGAAGGTTTCTTGAAGCTGGTGTTCAATACATCTCGTGGCCCCGTCTGGCTCTATTTATAGATGTCAGATGACTCCAAAGGCAGGTGGCTGTCCTTACCCCAGGCGTGTAAGGGCTACCTAtcagctccagcaggctcacCAGCCACCTGGTCTCACAGCCCCCAACTTAGGATCCCAGAGACTCATTGCTCAGGGAGTCTTTTTATAGCTCAGTTTGCCCTGTTTGTGCCAAGTTTCTTCCCTGCTGTGAGAGGAGGCCGTGAAGGAAGGGTATTCTGGAGGGACCTGTGGATATAAagtttgctttggtttctgtgtattcatctctgctctgctctgagttCCTTCCAGCCTGGGAGGGTGAATTGTCTCTGCTAGCCCTGATGTACGCAGGAATACAGAGCTGTATCTTAAATCAAGGTACAGAAGTTGCAGCTGAACCCAGGTGGCAAAGCAGGTCTGTCTTTAGAGTTTAAGTCTTTCCACTGCTCTGAGAAACTGCAAGAAAATCCCCTTAGGAATTCAGCAAAACCCTGCAAGAGCCGACTTGAGCAGCTTGGTGTGTCGGGCACAGCCGTGGGACTTGGGTTACAGGCTGCAACGTCTCTGACATTTGTCAGGGGGAAGCTCGGGGCCAGAGAATTCAGTACCTCAagttgggaaggaaaaatagctGGTGTGTGCAAGCTGTGAGCCCACCTGCTCAGGGTGTCTGTGCACTGGGATCGCTGCCCCAGCATGGCATGGAGACAGGGAAAGGGAGGACGTAGCAGCAGaacagggcagctgctggaagagctgagCAGGACAGACACTGGCTTACCTATCCAAGAGAAAGCCCTGTGTCCACACAGCTTCTGAAGTTATAATTATACCACGACTGGTGCTGCTGAGCCATACGTGAGGGTCTTTGCCACACCTTGTCTTGTAGATGTTGAGCACACCTCCTCCTAGGAGCTAGGATTGAAAGCCAAAGTCTCTCATGAGTGTGATAAGAACTAGATCTGTGAACCCAGGCCATGAATGAGTTTACAGGGACCTTGTGGCCACATGGCTCGTCTTCACTGCCGTAAGAtaacctcctcttcctcacccctcAGGTACTTCCCAGCCCCATCATCAGCTCCAATGGACCAGGAGAAGACAAACTATTCCGCAGCCAAAGTGCCGACGTTGAGATAAGCACAGAAAAGGAGCGGCTGAAGAAGATGCTTTCAGAAGGGTGAGGCTGTCAAGAATGCTCTCTGCTCCTAACACCTAAACTCTCTGTTTTGGCAGGATTTGGAGCGTGTCCCTGTCATCCCAGTGCTCATAGTAGCCTCAGACCAAATGTTGTTAATCCAATACTCCTTGCTGAGTTAGCCAAATAATGCCCCAAGTCTGCCCAAACCCTTCACAGTACCAAATTCCTTTCTTCCGTGGGAGAACGTTCTCTCATTTCAAAGGTGAAATTTGCTGTTGCTGCAGCATGGGAAGGAGAATGCtttgtgcctgcagcagggatgaGTTGTTGCCAGTTATCTGCAGATCAGTAGTCTGTGATACCAGAAGATGTTCACACTTTTCCAGCTGGCCTAGGGCTGCATTTGTGTTAATTCCCCTGATGATTCCAGCAACATCCCTGCTGCTTCCTGTCTTTGTCTGTTCAAAAGACTCGGGGCTAGATTCTGCCCTGTGGCTcctgctgagctgggagctgaacacttagaatatttttaagttaaaagcaAGAGTCCTGTGATACCTTCTGAGTCTAGGGTGGTAGGGTTTCATTCAAAGCAAACTTGGATCCAACAAGGGTTTAAAAATGGATTCACAGTCCTATGTGGCAGAACCCTTTTCTAGTAGCTGTatctcccctcctgccccattAATCTCACAGTGTGgtttctgcagtttcaggaaAGCACGTGTGGCCTCAAAAGTGAATATTATGTGGGgataaaggaaagagaagtagATTCAAGGGCTGGAGGAAGCATTTAAATTTGTGAATCAAGACGAAAGTCAAATAGAAAGCTGTGCAGGAAGAGGGAGCACCTCCAGGAGCATGGTTTCAGTGCATGTTTGCActgcggggagggaggagagggaacaaAACCTTTACACTGAGACCCTCACACTGTCCTGCACACCCCCCTGTTCGCTTACACAGCTCGGTGAGTGAGGTCCAGTGGGAGGCTGAATTCTTCAGTCTCcaggacaacaacaacaaactcgTGGCTGCTCTCCATGAAGCCAACGCCAACGTGGACCAGTGGAAGAAGCAGCTGGCTGCCTATCAGGAGGAGACAGAAACACTGCGGCAACGGGTGAGCGCTGCAGGGCCCTTGCAGAGCAGATCAGAGGAAACCCTGTCCCAGAGCCAGATGGTGCCCTTGACCCCGTTCTCCCCTGAGGTTCCCTGAGTGTCAGCAGGAGACAGGATTCAGATCCAGGATGCTGCATGCGCCTGGCAGGGAAACATGCCAAAGAATAAGGCCACATAACAAGGGACCTCTCAGAAGAGCTcctgttttctgcagagcaaGCTGGGGCTGTGCGGAGTCCCTGCAgataaagggaagaaaccaGAGCCCAAAGTCAAAATGC
This genomic interval from Aythya fuligula isolate bAytFul2 chromosome 26, bAytFul2.pri, whole genome shotgun sequence contains the following:
- the HOMER3 gene encoding homer protein homolog 3 produces the protein MGEQPIFSTRAHVFQIDPATKRNWIPASKHALTVSYFYDATRNVYRIISVGGTKAIINSTITPNMTFTKTSQKFGQWADSRANTVYGLGFASEQHLSQFAEKFQEVKEAARLAREKSQDKTELTNPALNITSHQVLPSPIISSNGPGEDKLFRSQSADVEISTEKERLKKMLSEGSVSEVQWEAEFFSLQDNNNKLVAALHEANANVDQWKKQLAAYQEETETLRQRVAELESQGAHDSSSENNKEELSQTLEELELLIKAKDEEIQMLKSQKCGRWEAEGEREETLQKLQELEARNAELERRLHLAEQTLAETLAEREKVQNEVTKVAEIMDVKIFELSEIRQGLAKLLESN